One segment of Brassica napus cultivar Da-Ae chromosome C3, Da-Ae, whole genome shotgun sequence DNA contains the following:
- the LOC106353008 gene encoding NADH dehydrogenase [ubiquinone] 1 alpha subcomplex subunit 1, which yields MSLVWLEAALPLGIIGGMLCIMGNSQYYIHKAYHGRPKHIGHDEWDVAMERRDKKVVEKAAAPSS from the exons atgtcgtTGGTGTGGCTAGAAGCAGCTCTACCTCTGGGGATCATCGGAGGGATGCTGTGCATCATGGGAAACTCTCAGTACTACATCCACAAAGCTTATCATGGCCGT CCGAAGCACATAGGCCACGATGAATGGGATGTCGCTATGGAGAGACGCGACAAGAAAGTCGTCGAGAAAGCCGCAGCTCCTTCCTCATGA
- the LOC106353007 gene encoding uncharacterized protein LOC106353007: MGFLQVLLFLHLFQKLSAQSPSPPTNVTSSSLDSILQDYSFRAFVNPRTGILYDAASPSNFTGIKLAAMRLRSGSFRKYGVHSLKEFSIPTGVTVKPYVTRLVLVYQNLANYSQFYYPLPGYDYVAPVLGLLAYDAKNLSAVNLPEMELTALNGPIRISFADLERIPQGSGAKCVSFDSRGKATFKDSVQNTCETVKQGHFSVVVKSVASAPSPKKEKRSEDSAKTWIIVGSVVGGLILLGLLVCLVMRCRSYKKEDKIREMERAGETGEALRMTQVGETRAPTATTTRTQPMLETEYAA; this comes from the coding sequence ATGGGGTTTCTCCAAGTGCTTCTCTTTCTCCATCTCTTTCAGAAACTCTCTGCTCAGTCTCCCTCTCCTCCGACCAATgtgacttcttcttctctcgACTCCATTCTTCAAGATTACTCCTTTAGAGCCTTTGTTAACCCCCGCACCGGCATTCTCTACGACGCCGCCTCTCCTTCCAATTTCACCGGGATCAAACTCGCCGCCATGAGACTCAGAAGCGGAAGCTTCAGAAAGTACGGAGTACATTCTCTCAAAGAGTTCTCGATTCCGACAGGAGTCACCGTGAAGCCGTACGTGACAAGGCTCGTTCTTGTCTATCAGAACCTAGCTAACTACTCTCAGTTCTATTACCCTCTTCCCGGCTACGACTACGTAGCTCCCGTGCTGGGTCTCCTCGCCTACGACGCCAAGAATCTCTCCGCCGTTAACTTACCGGAGATGGAGTTAACGGCGTTAAACGGTCCCATTAGGATTAGTTTCGCCGATCTCGAGCGTATCCCGCAAGGTTCTGGCGCTAAGTGCGTTAGTTTTGATTCGCGAGGGAAAGCCACTTTCAAGGACTCGGTTCAGAACACGTGCGAGACTGTGAAGCAAGGGCATTTCTCTGTGGTGGTTAAGTCTGTGGCATCTGCTCCGTCTccgaagaaggagaagaggtcTGAGGATAGTGCCAAGACTTGGATCATTGTTGGATCAGTGGTGGGTGGGTTGATACTATTGGGGCTTTTGGTGTGTCTTGTCATGAGGTGTCGGAGTTACAAGAAGGAGGACAAGATTAGGGAGATGGAGAGAGCTGGAGAGACAGGGGAAGCTCTTAGGATGACTCAGGTCGGAGAGACGAGAGCACCGACAGCTACAACTACTCGTACACAACCGATGCTCGAGACTGAATACGCAGCTTAG
- the LOC106389092 gene encoding transcription initiation factor IIB-2: MSDAFCSDCKKHTEVVFDHSAGDTVCSECGLVLESHSIDETSEWRTFANESGDNDPVRVGGPTNPLLADGGLTTVISKPNGSSGDFLSSSLGRWQNRGSNPDRGLIVAFKTIATMADRLGLVATIKDRANEIYKRVEDQKSSRGRNQDALLAACLYIACRQEDKPRTVKEICSVANGATKKEIGRAKEYIVKQLGLETGQSVEMGTIHAGDFMRRFCSNLGMTNQTVKAAQESVKKSEEFDIRRSPISIAAAVIYIITQLSDEKKPLRDISVATGVAEGTIRNSYKDLYPHLPKIIPAWYAKEEDLKNLQSP; the protein is encoded by the exons atGAGCGACGCGTTTTGCTCGGACTGCAAGAAACACACGGAGGTCGTGTTCGATCACTCCGCCGGAGACACCGTCTGCTCGGAGTGCGGCCTCGTGCTCGAGTCTCACTCAATCGACGAAACCTCAGAGTGGCGCACCTTCGCTAACGAGTCGGGCGATAACGATCCCGTCCGCGTCGGCGGTCCGACGAACCCGCTTCTCGCCGACGGTGGTCTCACCACCGTCATTTCGAAACCTAACGGATCGTCCGGGGACTTTCTCTCGTCTTCGCTGGGTCGTTGGCAGAACCGTGGATCGAACCCTGATCGCGGTCTTATCGTCGCGTTCAAGACGATCGCTACTATGGCTGATAG GTTGGGGCTTGTGGCGACCATCAAG GACCGAGCCAATGAGATATATAAAAGGGTAGAGGATCAGAAGTCAAGCAGAGGAAGGAATCAGGATGCTCTTTTGGCTGCTTGTTTATACATTGCTTGTCGTCAAGAGGACAAGCCACGAACTGTCAAGG AAATATGTTCTGTTGCCAATGGAGCTACTAAGAAGGAGATTGGTCGTGCAAAAGAGTACATAGTCAAACAGTTGGGGCTTGAAACAGGACAATCAGTAGAAATGGGAACTATCCATGCCGGAGATTTTATG AGACGTTTTTGCTCCAATCTTGGTATGACTAACCAAACCGTGAAGGCGGCTCAAGAATCTGTGAAGAAGTCAGAGGAGTTCGATATAAG GAGGAGTCCCATATCGATTGCAGCAGCGGTTATATACATCATAACACAGCTCTCTGATGAGAAGAAGCCTCTTCGAG ATATCTCGGTGGCAACTGGAGTTGCAGAAGGAACTATTAGGAACTCGTACAAAGATCTCTACCCTCACCTTCCCAAGATCATACCAGCTTGGTACGCTAAAGAAGAAGATCTCAAGAACCTGCAAAGCCCTTGA
- the LOC106353009 gene encoding pumilio homolog 4 — protein sequence MYTDSYRDTRSNMNRGSNADLEDRFQRELESLHRNHQTFGSQRGERDVVDDVHRSGSAPPTVEGLLRAMDNQYLMNNTTSSDYIRDAANVGVELLSDDELRWHPAYLSYYYSNEHSNPRLPPPLLSREDWRVAQRFHNGETVFDPVGEWRKKGENSNSNNSSSSLFSVQPGVEQAESDLMELRNAVAQGRSQKTPVQRLDPGLGPRRKSFADILQEGLDRDAALRSQLSRPASCNTFRDMNDPAVLTNFSPGGFDSPLAFHESLHSAAQNTPNAMLGSNMSSPVPRNRTPESHLVGRASASGLPPIGTRVGPVEKKNTFGSAIHTAADVADTLSRLNMAEINQVKDNLMQSQFQVELENQSDVMRYIPNGHKKALRQPNINDQLFTDNYGGIMSGYGTSLGASTVASHGQVNIPKRASSSASLYSTSDRSRLGSLGLSDNIQNANVNGMDFSTAGGYLVNNKLNSLAEHYSPEGSHLTGEGGIQNLNRLINQAATELHSPIMDPHYSQYRHTASATGAPSDHPLLRNNLGTSNGDTANEYLAMLLAQQRHQLGNLSAVNSRLFENPPYDLGSMYLGNHLPSPSKNSRNVQNMRMSQSAASMMKIPLGGLPGSSHVEIGSTTEASLLEGFKNNKTRSLELSEIVGHVIEFSMDQYGSRFIQQKLETATDEEKNAIFPEILPYGRTLMTDVFGNYVIQKFFEHGTNKQRKELAEQVTGHVLALSLQMYGCRVIQKALEVVDVEQQTRMVQELDGSVLKCVYDQNGNHVIQKCIERLPQECIQFIISSFYGKVLALSTHPYGCRVIQRVLEHIDDVETQRIIMEEIMNSVCTLAQDQYGNYVIQHIIQHGKPHERTEIINKLAGQIVTMSQQKFASNVVEKCLTFGGPEERQVLVNEMLGYTDENEPLQAMMKDPFGNYVVQKVLETCDDQSLALIISRIKVHLNALKRYTYGKHIVARVEKLITTGERRIGLSSSLAANASP from the exons ATGTATACTGATAGCTACAGGGACACGAGATCAAACATGAACCGAGGATCCAATGCCGATCTCGAGGATCGATTCCAGAGAGAGCTCGAATCTCTCCACCGCAACCACCAAACATTCGGCTCGCAACGAGGAGAACGAGACGTCGTCGACGACGTGCACAGAAGCGGAAGCGCGCCGCCGACGGTGGAAGGTTTGTTGAGAGCCATGGATAACCAGTACTTAATGAACAACACCACGAGCTCCGATTACATCAGAGACGCTGCGAACGTTGGCGTCGAGCTTTTATCCGACGACGAGTTGCGCTGGCACCCTGCGTACCTCTCGTACTACTACTCGAACGAGCACTCGAACCCGAGGCTGCCTCCTCCGTTGCTGTCTAGAGAGGATTGGAGAGTTGCTCAGAGGTTTCACAACGGTGAGACGGTGTTTGATCCTGTTGGGGAGTGGAGGAAGAAAGGTGAGAATAGCAACAGCAACAACAGCTCCTCGTCGCTATTCTCTGTTCAGCCAGGTGTTGAGCAGGCGGAGAGTGATTTGATGGAGCTGAGGAATGCTGTAGCGCAGGGACGCTCTCAGAAGACCCCTGTGCAGAGGCTAGATCCTGGGCTTGGGCCTAGAAGGAAGAGTTTTGCTGATATACTTCAG GAAGGACTTGACCGAGACGCAGCATTACGCAGCCAACTGTCTCGGCCTGCGAGTTGCAACACTTTCCGCGACATGAACGATCCTGCTGTCTTAACGAATTTTAGTCCGGGTGGATTCGACAGCCCATTAGCATTCCATGAGTCGTTACATTCCGCTGCGCAGAACACTCCAAATGCTATGCTGGGATCTAACATGAGTTCTCCGGTGCCAAGGAATAGAACTCCTGAGTCACATCTAGTGGGGAGAGCTTCGGCCTCTGGTTTGCCCCCTATTGGTACCAGAGTCGGTCCTGTCGAGAAGAAGAATACTTTTGGCTCAGCCATCCACACTGCTGCTGATGTTGCTGACACGCTGTCGAGGTTGAACATGGCAGAGATCAATCAAGTCAAAGATAACCTTATGCAGTCTCAGTTTCAGGTGGAATTGGAGAATCAATCTGATGTCATGCGTTACATACCCAATGGTCATAAGAAGGCTCTGCGTCAACCGAATATAAACGATCAGTTATTTACTGACAATTATGGTGGAATTATGAGTGGCTATGGAACAAGCCTTGGTGCTTCTACGGTGGCTTCCCACGGACAGGTCAACATCCCTAAACGAGCTTCCTCTTCAGCGAGTCTATACTCAACTTCAGACCGCTCTAGATTAGGAAGCCTGGGCTTATCTGATAATATTCAGAATGCAAATGTTAATGGAATGGACTTCTCCACAGCTGGTGGTTATTTGGTAAATAACAAGTTGAATTCACTAGCTGAGCACTATTCCCCTGAAG GCTCACATTTGACTGGGGAAGGGGGTATACAAAACTTGAATAGATTGATAAACCAGGCTGCTACTGAGCTTCATTCTCCAATTATGGACCCTCATTACAGCCAGTATCGGCATACGGCGTCAGCTACTGGTGCACCAAGTGATCATCCTCTTCTTAGAAACAATCTCGGGACATCAAACGGAGATACAGCTAATGAGTATCTCGCGATGTTACTTGCTCAGCAGAGGCATCAGCTGGGTAATCTCAGTGCTGTAAATTCCAGATTGTTTGAGAATCCTCCGTATGATCTTGGCAGCATGTATCTGGGAAACCATTTACCTTCTCCTTCCAAGAATTCAAGAAATGTCCAGAACATGCGAATGTCACAATCTGCTGCCTCAATGATGAAAATCCCCCTTGGAGGATTACCGGGATCTTCCCATGTAGAAATCGGCAGCACAACGGAAGCATCGTTACTAGAAGGGTTCAAGAACaacaagacaaggtctttggagcTTTCAGAAATAGTTGGGCATGTGATTGAGTTCAG CATGGATCAGTACGGAAGTCGTTTCATTCAGCAAAAGCTAGAGACTGCAACAGATGAGGAAAAGAATGCAATATTCCCGGAGATACTTCCTTATGGTCGCACTTTGATGACAGATGTCTTTGGAAATTATGTCATTCAAAAG ttttttgagCATGGTACAAACAAACAGAGAAAAGAACTCGCTGAACAAGTTACTGGCCACGTTTTAGCTCTCTCTCTACAAATGTATGGCTGCAGGGTTATCCAAAAG GCGTTGGAGGTGGTTGATGTGGAGCAGCAAACTCGAATGGTGCAAGAGCTTGATGGGTCTGTCTTGAAATGCGTTTATGATCAGAATGGTAATCATGTGATCCAGAAGTGTATTGAGCGTCTTCCTCAGGAATGCATACAGTTCATTATTTCCTCATTTTATGGGAAAGTCTTAGCTCTTTCAACACACCCTTATGGATGCCGTGTAATCCAG AGGGTACTGGAGCATATCGATGACGTCGAAACCCAACGGATCATTATGGAGGAAATCATGAACTCAGTCTGCACTCTAGCTCAAGATCAGTACGGGAACTATGTTATTCAG CATATCATACAACACGGTAAACCACACGAACGGACAGAAATTATCAATAAGCTTGCTGGGCAGATTGTGACAATGAGTCAACAGAAGTTCGCTTCAAATGTTGTCGAAAAGTGTTTGACATTTGGCGGGCCAGAGGAGCGTCAGGTTCTAGTGAATGAGATGCTTGGTTATACTGATGAAAACGAGCCTCTTCAG GCGATGATGAAGGATCCGTTCGGGAACTACGTAGTGCAGAAGGTTCTTGAAACATGCGATGATCAAAGCCTTGCCCTCATTATTTCGCGTATCAAAGTCCACTTGAATGCTTTGAAGAGGTACACATATGGGAAACACATCGTTGCCCGGGTTGAGAAACTTATCACCACTGGAG AGAGAAGAATCGGGCTCTCGTCATCTCTAGCTGCAAATGCTTCTCCTTAG
- the LOC106389089 gene encoding exocyst complex component SEC8-like: protein MGIFNDLPVPSDKTYLREELARIDESWAVARFDSLPHVVHILTSKDREADIHILREQSDVVEEVVDEVVHAYHGGFNKAIQNYSQILRLFRESTEKLGDLKHDLADAKKSLGARNKQLHQLWYRSVTLRHIISVLDQIESISKVPSRIEKLIADKQFYAAIQVYLQSSLMLEREGLQTVGALQDVRSELSKLRGSLFFKILDDLHAHLYNRGEYSSIASGIYERDDEVPTTTAVAASRMGSRPLSRRTRTLKGDSQFGVRGLTNGSHRSASIEEGSSFDGHDEEDSVEHDEASADSKFLAHQLPPWLSDSTPDEFIEAVRKSDDPLHVKYLQTLVECLCMLGKVAAAGAIICQKLRPTIHEIIISKIKAHMETRNLSKSGSSQSDRTGAVGLHIIKGQSEAYRLSKEKPQNGMPNSGSHLAVSPVSPLMAPGGKAQAAAKDLLDSILDTIVKIFENHVVIGELLELKASQHDINTPKSLPTDVNWNTDPEASQVTGGYTISLPLTVLQSECQQLICEILRATPETASADAAAQTAKLAKKAPKKDKRGAPEDGLTFTFRFTDATVSLSNQGADLIRQGWGKRASNASQEGYGSAAVLPEQGIYLAASIYRPVLQFTDKITSMLPKKHSQLVNDGLLTFTENFVKDHLLPTMFVDYRKGVQQAISSAAAFRPRAHTSTYTSTVEKGRPILQGLLAIDLLAKEVLGWAQAMPKFATDLVKYVQTFLERTFERCRTSYMEAVLEKLSYRLIGRHDIERLMRLDAASACLPSSLGHSVSHSEAVGSGVELDDLFLSLPSIKQDNLIRDDNKLILLASLSDSLEYVADSIERLGQAVPCAASQDSNSRNQATSPRNLASFADEYRKLATDCLKVLRVEMQLETVFHLQEMTNREYLEDEDAEEPDDFVISLTSQITRRDEGMAPFISGEKRNYVFGGICGTAASASTKALSDMRSINLFGVQQICRNTIALEQAMAAIPYIDGESVQQNLDRVRTYFELLNMPFEALLAFIAEHDQMFTPTEYSNLLKVNVPGRDTPPDAQHRLSEILSH, encoded by the exons ATGGGAATTTTCAACGACTTGCCTGTTCCTTCGGATAAAACT TACCTTAGGGAGGAGCTGGCACGGATAGATGAGAGCTGGGCTGTTGCACGTTTTGACTCTTTGCCACATGTGGTCCATATCCTTACTTCAAAAGACCGTGAAGCTGACATTCATATATTAAGGGAACAAAGTGATGTTGTTGAGGAGGTTGTGGATGAAGTTGTGCATGCTTATCATGGTGGTTTCAACAAGGCCATTCAAAACTACTCTCAG ATTTTGCGTCTATTCAGAGAGTCCACTGAAAAATTAGGCGACTTGAAGCATGATTTGGCAGATGCAAAGAAGAGCTTGGGTGCACGCAATAAACAATTACACCAGTTGTGGTACCGTTCTGTGACATTGCGGCACATCATCTCAGTGTTGGATCAAATTGAGAGCATTTCTAAG GTTCCATCTCGTATTGAGAAGCTCATTGCCGATAAGCAGTTTTACGCTGCTATTCAAGTGTATCTCCAGTCGTCTCTGATGCTTGAGCGTGAGGGCCTTCAAACG GTTGGTGCTCTTCAAGATGTCAGATCTGAGCTATCTAAGCTGCGAGGATCTCTTTTCTTCAAAATTCTAGACGATTTGCATGCACATCTATACAATAGAGGTGAATACAG TTCAATTGCGTCAGGCATATATGAAAGAGATGATGAAGTACCAACAACAACAGCTGTTGCAGCCAGTCGAATGGGCTCACGACCACTTTCTCGTAGAACACGGACACTGAAAGGTGATAGTCAGTTTGGTGTTAGGGGACTCACAAATGGTTCACATAGGTCGGCTTCTATCGAAGAAGG TTCATCATTTGATGGACATGACGAGGAGGACTCTGTAGAGCATGATGAAGCATCCGCTGATAGTAAATTTCTTGCTCACCAACTTCCGCCGTGGCTTTCTGATTCCACTCCTGACGAGTTTATT GAAGCAGTAAGAAAGAGTGATGACCCATTGCATGTGAAATATCTACAGACCCTTGTTGAGTGTCTCTGTATGCTTGGGAAAGTTGCAGCGGCTGGTGCTATCATATG CCAAAAACTTCGACCCACAATACATGAGATCATAATATCCAAGATTAAGGCCCATATGGAGACTAGAAATTTGTCGAAGTCCGGGAGTAGTCAGAGTGATCGAACGGGAGCGGTAGGATTGCATATTATCAAAGGGCAGTCAGAGGCCTACAGATTATCAAAAGAGAAACCTCAAAATGGGATGCCAAATTCAGGATCTCACCTGGCTGTGAGTCCTGTTTCGCCTCTTATGGCTCCTGGAGGCAAAGCGCAAGCTGCAGCAAAAGACCTTCTTGACTCAATTTTAGATACTATTGTCAAGATATTTG AGAATCATGTTGTTATTGGAGAGCTTTTGGAGTTGAAGGCTTCACAACATGACATTAACACGCCAAAGTCATTGCCTACTGATGTCAATTGGAACACCGATCCCGAAGCATCCCAAGTTACTGGAGGCTACACTATCAGTTTACCCTTGACAGTCTTACAG AGTGAATGCCAACAACTCATATGTGAAATTCTACGCGCAACTCCAGAAACCGCTTCAGCAGATGCTGCTGCACAAACTGCTAAACTTGCAAAGAAGGCTCCCAAGAAAGATAAAAG GGGTGCACCTGAAGATGGGCTAACATTCACCTTTCGGTTTACAGATGCAACTGTATCGCTTTCTAATCAGG GAGCTGATCTCATTCGTCAAGGCTGGGGAAAGAGGGCTTCAAATGCATCACAGGAAGGTTATGGATCTGCAGCAGTTTTGCCTGAACAGGGAATATATCTAGCTGCATCAATTTACCGGCCTGTCCTTCAG TTTACCGATAAAATCACTTCAATGTTGCCCAAAAAGCATTCCCAGCTTGT GAATGATGGGTTGCTTACATTCACTGAGAACTTTGTGAAAGATCACCTGTTACCGACAATGTTTGTGGACTATAGGAAAGGCGTACAACAAGCTATATCAA GTGCCGCCGCATTTAGACCCCGTGCACATACAAGTACTTACACCTCAACTGTAGAAAAGGGTCGACCTATCTTGCAAGGTCTTTTGGCAATAGATCTCCTTGCAAAAGAG GTTCTTGGCTGGGCTCAAGCCATGCCTAAATTTGCCACTGACCTTGTGAAGTATGTTCAAACATTTCTTGAGAGAACATTCGAGAGATGTCGAACCTCATACATGGAG GCTGTGCTAGAGAAGCTCAGTTATAGGCTCATTGGGAGGCATGATATTGAGAGATTGATGCGACTTGATGCGGCGAGTGCTTGTTTGCCATCTTCACTTGGGCATTCTGTTTCTCACTCTGAGGCTGTTGGCTCCGGAGTAGAACTCGATGATCTATTCTTAAGTTTGCCGTCTATCAAGCAG GATAATCTAATTCGTGATGACAACAAACTGATTTTGTTAGCCTCTCTTAGTGACTCACTTGAATATGTGGCAGACTCTATTGAGAG GCTTGGCCAAGCAGTTCCTTGTGCGGCAAGTCAAGATAGTAATAGCAGGAATCAAGCAACTTCTCCTAGGAATCTGGCATCATTTGCTGATGAGTACAGAAAACTTGCGACGGACTGCCTAAAGGTTCTTCGTGTTGAGATGCAATTGGAAACAGTCTTTCATCTGCAG GAAATGACAAATCGGGAATACTTGGAGGATGAGGATGCCGAAGAGCCAGACGACTTTGTGATTTCTCTTACTTCACAG ATAACACGTAGGGACGAGGGAATGGCGCCTTTCATCTCTGGTGAGAAGCGCAATTACGTTTTTGGTGGCATTTGTGGAACTGCAGCAAGTGCGTCCACTAAG GCTTTGTCTGACATGAGATCAATCAACCTCTTTGGAGTTCAACAAATTTGTCGGAACACTATTGCATTGGAACAG GCCATGGCAGCTATTCCATATATCGATGGGGAAAGCGTACAACAGAACCTAGATCGTGTCCGTACTTACTTTGAACTACTAAACATGCCATTCGAG GCGTTGCTTGCATTCATAGCGGAACATGACCAAATGTTTACACCCACAGA GTATTCCAATCTTCTAAAGGTGAATGTTCCTGGAAGAGATACTCCTCCAGATGCTCAACACCGCCTTTCGGAAATTCTTTCTCACTGA